A section of the Schistosoma haematobium chromosome ZW, whole genome shotgun sequence genome encodes:
- the CCDC28B_1 gene encoding Coiled-coil domain-containing protein 28B, variant 2 (EggNog:ENOG41KOG1052~COG:S) codes for MELMSLEQNMFPNSDDCNNDSANQDSAPAIHVDDVQRMEARLLKLLDEFNAGKSSFGNELSLLFSKNQEELMRLHFEQDRKMMSILETGSTLARRPVRALLTDEGRKTTKANIDALVTRLESLSYAIHNLHYANRPRS; via the exons ATGGAGTTGATGTCTCTTGAACAGAATATGTTTCCTAACAGTGATGATTGCA ACAATGATTCAGCCAATCAAGATAGTGCACCTGCTATCCATGTAGATGATGTACAACGTATGGAAGCTCGTCTTTTAAAGTTGTTGGATGAATTTAACGCTGGGAAATCATCGTTTGGTAATGAACTGTCACTCTTATTCAGTAAAAAT CAAGAAGAACTTATGCGATTGCATTTTGAGCAAGATAGGAAAATGATGTCGATCCTCGAAACAGGCTCAACTCTCGCGCGGCGTCCTGTTAGAGC ACTTTTAACGGATGAAGGTCGGAAGACTACAAAGGCAAATATTGATGCACTAGTCACACGA CTGGAGTCGCTAAGTTATGCAAT ACATAATCTTCACTATGCTAATAGACCTCGATCGTAA
- the CCDC28B_1 gene encoding Coiled-coil domain-containing protein 28B, variant 7 (EggNog:ENOG41KOG1052~COG:S): MELMSLEQNMFPNSDDCNNDSANQDSAPAIHVDDVQRMEARLLKLLDEFNAGKSSFGPNCPYEKLDSIRNQQEELMRLHFEQDRKMMSILETGSTLARRPVRALLTDEGRKTTKANIDALVTRLESLSYAIHNLHYANRPRS; encoded by the exons ATGGAGTTGATGTCTCTTGAACAGAATATGTTTCCTAACAGTGATGATTGCA ACAATGATTCAGCCAATCAAGATAGTGCACCTGCTATCCATGTAGATGATGTACAACGTATGGAAGCTCGTCTTTTAAAGTTGTTGGATGAATTTAACGCTGGGAAATCATCGTTTG GTCCAAATTGTCCTTATGAAAAACTTGACTCAATACGAAATCAGCAAGAAGAACTTATGCGATTGCATTTTGAGCAAGATAGGAAAATGATGTCGATCCTCGAAACAGGCTCAACTCTCGCGCGGCGTCCTGTTAGAGC ACTTTTAACGGATGAAGGTCGGAAGACTACAAAGGCAAATATTGATGCACTAGTCACACGA CTGGAGTCGCTAAGTTATGCAAT ACATAATCTTCACTATGCTAATAGACCTCGATCGTAA
- the CCDC28B_1 gene encoding Coiled-coil domain-containing protein 28B, variant 3 (EggNog:ENOG41KOG1052~COG:S), with product MELMSLEQNMFPNSDDCTNQDSAPAIHVDDVQRMEARLLKLLDEFNAGKSSFGPNCPYEKLDSIRNQQEELMRLHFEQDRKMMSILETGSTLARRPVRALLTDEGRKTTKANIDALVTRLESLSYAIHNLHYANRPRS from the exons ATGGAGTTGATGTCTCTTGAACAGAATATGTTTCCTAACAGTGATGATTGCA CCAATCAAGATAGTGCACCTGCTATCCATGTAGATGATGTACAACGTATGGAAGCTCGTCTTTTAAAGTTGTTGGATGAATTTAACGCTGGGAAATCATCGTTTG GTCCAAATTGTCCTTATGAAAAACTTGACTCAATACGAAATCAGCAAGAAGAACTTATGCGATTGCATTTTGAGCAAGATAGGAAAATGATGTCGATCCTCGAAACAGGCTCAACTCTCGCGCGGCGTCCTGTTAGAGC ACTTTTAACGGATGAAGGTCGGAAGACTACAAAGGCAAATATTGATGCACTAGTCACACGA CTGGAGTCGCTAAGTTATGCAAT ACATAATCTTCACTATGCTAATAGACCTCGATCGTAA
- the CCDC28B_1 gene encoding Coiled-coil domain-containing protein 28B, variant 4 (EggNog:ENOG41KOG1052~COG:S) gives MFPNSDDCNNDSANQDSAPAIHVDDVQRMEARLLKLLDEFNAGKSSFGPNCPYEKLDSIRNQQEELMRLHFEQDRKMMSILETGSTLARRPVRALLTDEGRKTTKANIDALVTRLESLSYAIHNLHYANRPRS, from the exons ATGTTTCCTAACAGTGATGATTGCA ACAATGATTCAGCCAATCAAGATAGTGCACCTGCTATCCATGTAGATGATGTACAACGTATGGAAGCTCGTCTTTTAAAGTTGTTGGATGAATTTAACGCTGGGAAATCATCGTTTG GTCCAAATTGTCCTTATGAAAAACTTGACTCAATACGAAATCAGCAAGAAGAACTTATGCGATTGCATTTTGAGCAAGATAGGAAAATGATGTCGATCCTCGAAACAGGCTCAACTCTCGCGCGGCGTCCTGTTAGAGC ACTTTTAACGGATGAAGGTCGGAAGACTACAAAGGCAAATATTGATGCACTAGTCACACGA CTGGAGTCGCTAAGTTATGCAAT ACATAATCTTCACTATGCTAATAGACCTCGATCGTAA
- the CCDC28B_1 gene encoding Coiled-coil domain-containing protein 28B (EggNog:ENOG41KOG1052~COG:S), whose amino-acid sequence MEARLLKLLDEFNAGKSSFGPNCPYEKLDSIRNQQEELMRLHFEQDRKMMSILETGSTLARRPVRALLTDEGRKTTKANIDALVTRLESLSYAIHNLHYANRPRS is encoded by the exons ATGGAAGCTCGTCTTTTAAAGTTGTTGGATGAATTTAACGCTGGGAAATCATCGTTTG GTCCAAATTGTCCTTATGAAAAACTTGACTCAATACGAAATCAGCAAGAAGAACTTATGCGATTGCATTTTGAGCAAGATAGGAAAATGATGTCGATCCTCGAAACAGGCTCAACTCTCGCGCGGCGTCCTGTTAGAGC ACTTTTAACGGATGAAGGTCGGAAGACTACAAAGGCAAATATTGATGCACTAGTCACACGA CTGGAGTCGCTAAGTTATGCAAT ACATAATCTTCACTATGCTAATAGACCTCGATCGTAA
- the CCDC28B_1 gene encoding Coiled-coil domain-containing protein 28B, variant 5 (EggNog:ENOG41KOG1052~COG:S), whose protein sequence is MELMSLEQNMFPNSDDCNNDSANQDSAPAIHVDDVQRMEARLLKLLDEFNAGKSSFGPNCPYEKLDSIRNQQEELMRLHFEQDRKMMSILETGSTLARRPVRALLTDEGRKTTKANIDALVTRLKRNRLLIVLLYSS, encoded by the exons ATGGAGTTGATGTCTCTTGAACAGAATATGTTTCCTAACAGTGATGATTGCA ACAATGATTCAGCCAATCAAGATAGTGCACCTGCTATCCATGTAGATGATGTACAACGTATGGAAGCTCGTCTTTTAAAGTTGTTGGATGAATTTAACGCTGGGAAATCATCGTTTG GTCCAAATTGTCCTTATGAAAAACTTGACTCAATACGAAATCAGCAAGAAGAACTTATGCGATTGCATTTTGAGCAAGATAGGAAAATGATGTCGATCCTCGAAACAGGCTCAACTCTCGCGCGGCGTCCTGTTAGAGC ACTTTTAACGGATGAAGGTCGGAAGACTACAAAGGCAAATATTGATGCACTAGTCACACGA CTTAAACGTAACCGTCTTTTGATTGTACTTCTCTATTCATCCTAA
- the CCDC28B_1 gene encoding Coiled-coil domain-containing protein 28B, variant 6 (EggNog:ENOG41KOG1052~COG:S), producing MELMSLEQNMFPNSDDCNNDSANQDSAPAIHVDDVQRMEARLLKLLDEFNAGKSSFGPNCPYEKLDSIRNQQEELMRLHFEQDRKMMSILETGSTLARRPTFNG from the exons ATGGAGTTGATGTCTCTTGAACAGAATATGTTTCCTAACAGTGATGATTGCA ACAATGATTCAGCCAATCAAGATAGTGCACCTGCTATCCATGTAGATGATGTACAACGTATGGAAGCTCGTCTTTTAAAGTTGTTGGATGAATTTAACGCTGGGAAATCATCGTTTG GTCCAAATTGTCCTTATGAAAAACTTGACTCAATACGAAATCAGCAAGAAGAACTTATGCGATTGCATTTTGAGCAAGATAGGAAAATGATGTCGATCCTCGAAACAGGCTCAACTCTCGCGCGGCGTCCT ACTTTTAACGGATGA